Proteins encoded together in one Pontiella desulfatans window:
- a CDS encoding sulfatase-like hydrolase/transferase — translation MKRMASTALRTLALAGVLFMFGGFPAQATTPNVLLVMFDDMNDLGMPGSRPNTPNLDSFREGALFFSNNQCPATLCNPSRCAILSGVSPHRSGVYTNDDNPWESGGVFEHTETLPHCFKNNGYKTVVAGKIFHNDSYHPTAQLDAMFDDHTNIGGGYGPFPTTPAIPAEEIDSGIWLNYQIWDGPDSDFADVVNTDKIVSELQAAHGQPFFISLGLYRPHDPYTAPRRFFDANPLNEVVLPPVVADDLADLPAIAQEWALNSAANHQKVVDGGYWEELLRAYYASVSFADWNFGRALAALDASPYASNTIVVVCADNGFHNGEKEHWGKKTLWEKSANTLFMVRAPGITSTNTTCTEVVSLQDLYPTLIELCGLTPPVHEIDGRDLSGLLANPQSGGSSVPVLSCHESGNYTLRDDRYRYIQYADGSEELYDHDLDPNEWNNVEAEQAYQAAKSALATNLPAETIHGFANPLDVPSGNPNIFKEGNTYYLLDRNNRKRSTDLVHWEAMPDWVDLAGSGLSGMWASHMVKAGGTYYFYFSSETASSGGLHTISVASATNITDTFELLAAPMWWNGNGYIDPYVMEAGGEYYMYYTYQKINPASGGNAKVYVSKLKPNMQELDGSPTFCIQPSQAWENGWQEAVHVLQHNGYYYMSWSSDLYSGPNYKVGYATSASPLGPWTKAAENPILARAVLPEGEVLGSGAMAFVESPDGNELFGLYFTHSKTDTQGVRQLNLDRVTYEDNGAAPDRLVVAGPSLDLQPWPSGVAAPTVATGQDDFSAAALDDRWINIWNVNSDKYWLFGGFLKIIPKKGDLYVGSAEDASQNIFLQYAPQYQRHSIFTRLLLPTAAKPIFGYIHYWQDPRNYIQMKLFEDDLVKIEQMVDDQLKVYEVQPLATGIEHLEIIRRTETDRFQFRVKAAGGEWEQLPLEVPDEFYATKVLKCGLGAGVEGDSNPSESNVVLFDSFGVDREVPDEASSGIRISLRGDNLATDKNNVVAGVVNGGGTWMADAASSANYSGDDANYPCITAALDTALDGAAFQIRFDPGVFDNVSTSETFGVRALNKTTSTASEGMGVRYGSAGAGIGGTTNDGFEGVAFNIGTTNAGLLTNYVLQVTKVELANFEVESAIILNNKTGEYLAFDANNIGTIPVDVSSLGIEVPGGRALPDAGVNQTGDADFTLMFGEIPTNSGFRLAAIEVELVCTASVHAYDTWAASHLLIQGEAGDDDGDGLANLCEYAIGGNPTNSLENGYETGFFVGSGGGSNWLEYLYPRKTVDDSGIEYRLVQREGLVDGTWTNGIYVETGTADLGEGMEFVTNRFPVDSNTKFIRLEIERVE, via the coding sequence ATGAAGAGAATGGCTTCTACGGCTTTAAGAACCCTCGCTTTGGCGGGCGTGCTTTTTATGTTTGGCGGATTTCCGGCTCAGGCGACAACGCCGAATGTTTTGCTGGTCATGTTCGACGACATGAACGATCTGGGTATGCCCGGTTCCCGGCCAAATACGCCGAATCTGGATTCGTTCCGCGAAGGTGCGCTGTTTTTTTCAAATAATCAGTGCCCGGCGACGCTGTGCAATCCAAGCCGTTGCGCGATTCTGAGCGGGGTGAGTCCCCATCGTTCGGGCGTCTATACAAATGATGATAATCCATGGGAAAGCGGCGGCGTTTTTGAGCACACCGAAACCTTGCCGCATTGCTTCAAGAACAATGGATACAAAACGGTGGTGGCTGGGAAAATATTCCACAACGATTCGTATCATCCCACTGCGCAGCTCGACGCGATGTTCGACGATCATACAAACATAGGCGGCGGGTATGGACCGTTTCCTACCACTCCGGCCATACCTGCGGAAGAGATTGATAGCGGCATCTGGCTGAACTATCAGATTTGGGACGGCCCCGACTCCGACTTTGCAGACGTCGTCAACACCGACAAGATCGTGTCGGAGTTGCAGGCCGCCCACGGGCAGCCGTTTTTTATCTCGCTCGGGTTATATCGCCCGCACGATCCCTACACCGCGCCACGCCGATTCTTCGATGCAAACCCCTTGAACGAAGTGGTTCTTCCGCCGGTTGTGGCAGACGATTTGGCGGATCTCCCGGCCATTGCGCAGGAATGGGCGCTTAACAGCGCGGCGAACCATCAGAAGGTGGTTGATGGCGGCTACTGGGAAGAGTTGCTGCGGGCATACTATGCGAGCGTTTCGTTTGCGGACTGGAACTTCGGGCGCGCATTGGCGGCGCTCGACGCCAGTCCCTATGCCTCCAACACCATCGTCGTCGTTTGCGCGGATAACGGTTTCCACAATGGCGAGAAGGAGCACTGGGGAAAAAAGACCCTATGGGAAAAATCGGCCAACACCTTGTTCATGGTACGCGCGCCGGGAATTACCTCGACCAACACCACCTGCACGGAAGTGGTTTCACTCCAGGATCTATATCCCACGTTGATTGAGTTGTGTGGCCTGACTCCGCCGGTTCACGAAATTGACGGTCGCGATCTTTCCGGTCTGCTGGCCAATCCGCAAAGCGGCGGATCCTCGGTACCGGTGCTGTCGTGCCACGAGTCGGGGAACTACACGCTGCGGGACGACCGCTACCGCTACATCCAATATGCCGATGGCTCGGAAGAACTCTACGATCATGATCTAGACCCCAACGAATGGAATAATGTGGAAGCCGAACAGGCTTACCAGGCCGCCAAGTCTGCTTTGGCCACCAACCTGCCCGCCGAAACCATCCATGGATTTGCGAACCCGCTGGATGTCCCCAGCGGAAATCCTAATATCTTCAAAGAGGGCAATACCTACTACCTGCTAGACCGAAACAACCGCAAGCGCTCCACCGATCTGGTGCATTGGGAGGCCATGCCGGACTGGGTTGATTTGGCGGGATCGGGGCTGTCGGGCATGTGGGCATCGCACATGGTGAAGGCGGGCGGAACCTATTATTTCTATTTTTCAAGCGAAACCGCATCGAGCGGTGGTTTGCACACGATCAGTGTTGCGAGTGCAACAAACATCACGGATACCTTCGAGCTACTGGCGGCTCCCATGTGGTGGAATGGAAACGGCTATATCGACCCCTATGTCATGGAAGCCGGCGGCGAATACTACATGTACTACACATATCAAAAGATCAATCCGGCCAGCGGCGGCAACGCCAAGGTCTATGTTTCCAAGCTGAAGCCGAACATGCAGGAGCTGGATGGCAGCCCGACGTTTTGCATCCAGCCCTCGCAGGCGTGGGAAAACGGCTGGCAGGAAGCGGTTCACGTGCTGCAGCACAACGGCTATTACTACATGAGCTGGTCTTCCGATTTATATAGCGGACCGAATTACAAGGTAGGCTATGCCACATCCGCGTCGCCACTGGGGCCATGGACCAAGGCTGCGGAAAACCCCATCCTTGCGCGGGCAGTCCTTCCGGAAGGCGAAGTACTCGGAAGCGGGGCCATGGCCTTTGTGGAGTCGCCGGACGGGAACGAACTTTTCGGACTCTATTTTACCCATTCAAAAACCGATACTCAAGGGGTGCGCCAGCTGAATCTCGACCGGGTGACCTATGAGGACAACGGTGCCGCACCCGACCGACTCGTGGTGGCAGGCCCCTCGCTGGATCTCCAGCCATGGCCTTCCGGTGTTGCGGCTCCAACGGTAGCAACCGGTCAGGACGATTTCAGCGCTGCGGCGCTTGATGATCGCTGGATCAATATCTGGAACGTGAATTCCGACAAATATTGGCTTTTCGGCGGCTTCCTGAAGATCATTCCCAAGAAAGGAGATCTGTACGTCGGTAGTGCCGAAGACGCCTCCCAGAATATTTTCCTTCAGTATGCGCCGCAATATCAACGCCATAGCATTTTTACCCGCCTCCTGCTTCCTACGGCGGCCAAGCCGATTTTCGGCTATATCCACTACTGGCAGGATCCGAGAAACTACATTCAGATGAAGCTGTTCGAGGACGACCTGGTTAAGATTGAGCAGATGGTTGATGACCAGCTCAAGGTGTACGAAGTTCAGCCCCTTGCAACCGGTATAGAGCATCTGGAAATTATTCGGCGCACCGAAACCGACCGCTTTCAGTTCCGCGTAAAAGCGGCGGGCGGTGAATGGGAGCAGCTGCCGCTGGAAGTGCCGGACGAGTTTTATGCCACCAAAGTGTTGAAGTGCGGGCTCGGTGCGGGGGTCGAAGGCGACAGCAATCCGTCGGAGAGTAATGTGGTGCTGTTCGATTCTTTTGGCGTCGACCGCGAAGTCCCGGACGAGGCTTCCTCCGGCATCAGAATCAGCCTGCGCGGCGACAACCTTGCAACGGATAAAAACAATGTCGTGGCCGGCGTGGTTAACGGCGGCGGGACATGGATGGCCGATGCGGCATCCAGCGCGAACTATTCGGGGGACGACGCCAACTATCCCTGCATAACCGCCGCCCTGGATACGGCGCTGGATGGTGCGGCGTTTCAGATTCGGTTCGATCCCGGCGTTTTTGACAATGTGTCGACGTCGGAAACGTTCGGGGTTCGAGCCCTGAACAAAACCACTTCGACCGCCTCTGAGGGGATGGGAGTCCGCTATGGATCGGCCGGTGCGGGAATCGGTGGAACCACCAATGACGGGTTTGAAGGGGTCGCGTTCAATATCGGAACCACCAATGCCGGATTATTGACCAATTATGTCCTGCAGGTCACCAAGGTTGAACTCGCTAATTTTGAAGTTGAATCGGCCATTATTCTCAATAATAAAACCGGCGAATATCTTGCGTTTGATGCCAACAATATCGGGACTATTCCGGTGGATGTATCCTCGTTGGGGATTGAAGTCCCCGGTGGTCGGGCGCTTCCCGATGCCGGTGTTAACCAAACGGGCGATGCAGACTTTACGCTGATGTTCGGCGAAATCCCAACGAACAGCGGATTCCGGTTGGCTGCGATTGAGGTTGAGCTTGTTTGTACGGCTTCGGTACATGCCTACGATACCTGGGCGGCATCCCATTTGCTGATTCAGGGAGAGGCGGGAGACGATGATGGCGACGGGCTGGCCAACCTCTGTGAATATGCGATTGGTGGCAACCCCACGAATTCGCTGGAGAACGGCTACGAGACCGGATTTTTTGTGGGATCGGGCGGAGGAAGTAACTGGCTGGAATATCTCTACCCCCGTAAAACGGTCGACGACAGCGGTATTGAATATCGTTTGGTTCAGCGGGAGGGTTTAGTCGACGGTACATGGACGAATGGAATCTATGTGGAAACCGGCACCGCCGATCTGGGCGAGGGGATGGAGTTTGTAACCAACCGGTTCCCCGTGGACAGCAATACCAAGTTTATCCGCCTTGAAATCGAGCGGGTCGAATAG
- a CDS encoding sulfatase-like hydrolase/transferase: MKRNLLHILPAIIMLAFVSIPTRADRKPNMVVIMADDLGWNAVGYHNPEVKTPHLDQFCSEGIELDNFYVSPMCSPTRAGFLTGRYPIRFGCARAVIPPYRNYGLPLDEITLAEALEKGGYPHRGIFGKWHLGHLQKKWHPTHRGFTEFLGCYNGAIDYFTHERDGQRDWHHNDQSIEQKGSATALTGKAAAEFISESAKDEHPFFCYVAFNAPHDPFQVPGRYKQRYEHIPDEPRKTYYAMISHMDDEIGRILNALEETGTADNTLVWFFSDNGGVKKVKGNNTPLKGAKLTAYQGGVRAAACVRFPARYPGGRKITERTAFIDVMPTALSLAGIAPEQPKCKPFDGIDLNPLLTSTSGKLPERDLYFYHGQKGESSEPIAVISKEWKLVVNGPNLVHGRNSGHLVELFQINDDPNESNNIADSHPEVVERLMKQLVDFRKLQPKDAIPPYGEGEKGFTPPKEWKIID; encoded by the coding sequence ATGAAACGTAATCTACTCCACATACTGCCGGCCATTATAATGCTGGCCTTCGTCTCCATTCCGACGCGTGCCGACCGTAAACCCAACATGGTGGTTATCATGGCCGACGACCTCGGATGGAATGCGGTAGGCTACCACAACCCTGAAGTCAAAACCCCGCATCTCGACCAGTTTTGCAGTGAAGGAATCGAACTCGACAACTTCTACGTTTCACCCATGTGCAGCCCGACCCGCGCCGGCTTCCTGACCGGCCGCTACCCCATCCGCTTCGGTTGCGCCCGCGCCGTCATACCGCCCTACCGCAACTACGGCCTGCCGCTCGACGAAATCACCCTCGCCGAAGCTCTCGAAAAAGGCGGCTACCCACATCGCGGTATCTTCGGGAAATGGCACCTCGGCCACCTGCAGAAAAAATGGCACCCCACCCACCGCGGATTCACCGAATTCCTCGGTTGCTACAACGGCGCTATCGACTACTTCACCCACGAGCGCGACGGCCAGCGCGACTGGCACCACAACGACCAAAGCATCGAACAAAAAGGTTCCGCTACCGCCTTAACCGGAAAAGCTGCCGCAGAATTCATTTCCGAATCAGCTAAAGATGAGCACCCCTTTTTCTGCTATGTCGCCTTCAATGCGCCGCACGATCCCTTTCAGGTTCCAGGGCGCTACAAGCAGCGATACGAACATATTCCGGACGAACCCCGTAAAACCTACTACGCCATGATCTCCCATATGGACGACGAAATCGGACGCATCCTCAACGCGCTGGAAGAAACCGGCACGGCGGACAACACCCTCGTCTGGTTTTTCAGCGACAACGGCGGGGTAAAAAAAGTCAAAGGCAACAACACGCCACTCAAAGGCGCAAAGCTCACCGCCTATCAGGGCGGCGTGCGCGCCGCCGCCTGCGTACGCTTTCCCGCCCGCTATCCAGGTGGCCGAAAAATCACCGAACGCACCGCCTTCATCGACGTCATGCCCACCGCGCTTTCGCTGGCCGGCATCGCCCCGGAGCAGCCGAAATGCAAACCGTTCGACGGCATCGACCTTAATCCGCTACTCACCAGCACCTCGGGCAAACTGCCCGAACGCGACCTCTATTTCTACCACGGCCAAAAGGGCGAAAGCTCCGAACCCATCGCCGTCATATCTAAAGAATGGAAACTGGTCGTCAACGGCCCCAACCTTGTTCATGGCCGTAATTCAGGTCACCTAGTCGAACTGTTCCAGATCAACGACGACCCCAACGAATCCAACAACATCGCGGACAGCCACCCCGAAGTCGTCGAGCGCCTTATGAAGCAGCTGGTCGATTTCAGAAAGCTCCAACCCAAGGATGCCATTCCGCCGTACGGCGAAGGAGAGAAAGGTTTTACACCTCCCAAGGAATGGAAAATTATTGACTGA
- a CDS encoding extracellular solute-binding protein codes for MIALKNINIKAAGAWLLAALLLTGFWHYTDPARKTSEKGQVLIRFWNGFTGPDGRSIIKLAETFNKQNPDVKVLVQRMDWGTYYNKLFVAGLGGRAPEVFILHATMVPRFKEAGFLSPLETDPALADDIDERVWSSVFHDGRQWAVPLDILPMGMFCNRTLFREAGLTNQLGEVLIPTNRKEVLDAMRRLTKDTDGDGKTDQWGHVISWVRLNWQSIVAQMDGKLVSADGKTCTVDAPENVAAMQFFIDLVEKEKVCPKPEGFDSWVGFLQGKVGIVFEGIWMLPELQKSDLDFQGAAFPTLGKHPGVWGDSHVMCLAAQIPAREKEAALRFMIFLSDNSLEWAKNGPIPVRKSIRATPEFQAMETQSAFAERIPDLEYSPMVPYKLELDAELDIAAERAIRRSVSPLEAFSQAGSNIQKVIERGGAE; via the coding sequence ATGATCGCGCTTAAGAACATCAACATCAAAGCCGCAGGGGCGTGGCTGCTGGCCGCGCTTCTGCTGACCGGCTTTTGGCACTATACTGATCCGGCGAGGAAGACGTCGGAGAAAGGCCAGGTGCTGATCCGCTTCTGGAACGGTTTCACCGGCCCCGACGGGCGCAGCATTATCAAGCTAGCCGAAACCTTCAACAAACAGAACCCCGATGTAAAGGTGCTCGTCCAGCGCATGGATTGGGGCACCTACTACAACAAGCTTTTTGTGGCCGGCCTCGGCGGCCGCGCACCGGAGGTGTTTATTCTGCACGCCACCATGGTGCCGCGCTTTAAAGAGGCCGGATTCCTCTCCCCGCTGGAAACCGATCCCGCCTTGGCCGATGACATCGACGAGCGCGTCTGGAGCAGCGTCTTCCACGACGGCCGGCAATGGGCCGTGCCGCTCGACATCCTGCCCATGGGCATGTTCTGCAACCGGACCCTATTCCGAGAAGCGGGCCTCACCAACCAGCTCGGCGAAGTGCTGATTCCAACCAACCGCAAAGAAGTGCTCGACGCCATGCGCCGCCTGACAAAGGACACCGACGGCGACGGCAAGACCGACCAGTGGGGCCATGTCATCTCCTGGGTTCGCCTCAACTGGCAATCGATCGTTGCGCAGATGGATGGCAAGCTCGTTTCCGCAGACGGGAAAACCTGCACCGTCGATGCGCCGGAAAACGTTGCGGCCATGCAGTTTTTCATCGACCTCGTCGAAAAGGAAAAGGTTTGTCCGAAGCCCGAAGGATTCGACTCGTGGGTTGGCTTCCTGCAAGGCAAGGTCGGCATCGTGTTCGAAGGTATCTGGATGCTGCCCGAGCTGCAAAAGTCGGATCTCGATTTCCAGGGTGCGGCATTTCCAACCCTTGGCAAGCATCCCGGCGTCTGGGGCGACTCGCACGTCATGTGCCTCGCCGCCCAAATCCCCGCCCGCGAAAAGGAAGCCGCACTGCGCTTTATGATATTTCTGTCCGACAACAGCCTGGAATGGGCGAAGAACGGCCCGATCCCGGTTCGTAAAAGCATTCGGGCCACGCCGGAGTTCCAGGCCATGGAAACGCAATCCGCATTTGCGGAACGGATACCGGATTTGGAATACAGCCCGATGGTACCCTACAAACTCGAACTCGACGCCGAACTCGACATTGCCGCCGAACGCGCCATCCGCCGCAGCGTCTCTCCGCTGGAAGCCTTCAGCCAGGCCGGCTCCAATATCCAGAAAGTCATCGAAAGGGGGGGTGCAGAATGA
- a CDS encoding carbohydrate ABC transporter permease, with protein MKSKFSYRLSGYLFTLPYFVLFAIFLIGPLLFGLGLGFFRWEMLSSAPPTFVGLANYREALDDPYFWKALKATCLFVLMAVPSTIGVALLLALGVNALPRRQAFYRACFVLPTMINIAVAGLLWRWFYNSEFGLFNALLANINLKIPWISSEAIALPAIALMTVWWTAGGTFLILMAGLHQISESIYEAAALDGASGLRRFRHITLPLLKPALFFVTIMNLIASFQVFGQTYVITGGGPELSTRVMVQYIYETAFRNYRMGYGAAMSWLLFLVIATFTAIQFRLMKKAER; from the coding sequence ATGAAATCAAAATTCAGCTACCGCCTCTCCGGCTACCTTTTTACCCTTCCCTATTTCGTGCTCTTTGCCATCTTTCTGATCGGGCCGCTGTTATTCGGGCTGGGACTGGGGTTCTTCCGTTGGGAAATGCTTTCCAGCGCGCCGCCGACCTTCGTGGGGCTGGCCAACTATCGAGAGGCGCTGGATGACCCCTATTTCTGGAAGGCACTCAAGGCCACCTGCCTGTTTGTTCTCATGGCGGTTCCGAGCACTATCGGCGTCGCGCTTCTGCTGGCACTCGGCGTCAATGCCCTGCCCCGACGACAAGCGTTCTACCGCGCCTGCTTTGTGCTCCCCACCATGATTAATATCGCCGTCGCCGGTCTACTCTGGCGTTGGTTTTATAATTCCGAATTCGGCCTTTTCAACGCCCTGCTCGCCAACATTAATCTCAAAATCCCCTGGATCTCCAGCGAAGCCATCGCACTGCCCGCGATTGCGCTGATGACCGTTTGGTGGACAGCAGGCGGCACGTTTCTTATTCTGATGGCCGGGCTTCACCAAATATCCGAAAGCATCTATGAAGCAGCAGCACTCGATGGAGCCTCCGGTCTACGTCGCTTCCGGCACATCACCCTGCCGCTGCTTAAACCCGCACTGTTCTTTGTCACCATCATGAACCTCATCGCTTCTTTCCAGGTCTTCGGCCAAACCTATGTCATCACCGGCGGCGGCCCCGAACTTTCAACCCGCGTAATGGTGCAATATATCTATGAAACCGCCTTCCGGAATTATCGAATGGGCTACGGCGCCGCCATGAGCTGGCTGCTCTTTCTCGTCATCGCGACGTTCACCGCCATCCAGTTCCGATTGATGAAAAAGGCGGAACGATGA
- a CDS encoding carbohydrate ABC transporter permease, with protein sequence MSKTKLFLLEAALFIAALLFIMPVLLILLTSLKPDAEILRFQGILPQTWTLENYSEVFAKASEVPIGLWLFNSLFVSTCITILTLTVASLCAFALARLNLPRGKGAVALIVATMMVPGQILLVPVYLILNWLGWLDSPRSLIIPAGAGAFGVFLLYQFFKNLPRDLEDAAAIDGCSRLGIYWHVALPLSKSAMAALAIFTFTGSWNDFMGPLVFLESLDRFTLPAGIALFQSSYSIEYDLVFAVCVICTLPLLIVFLIFQKHIVKGISLSGLKE encoded by the coding sequence ATGAGCAAAACCAAATTATTCCTGCTCGAAGCCGCGCTGTTTATTGCCGCACTGCTGTTTATTATGCCGGTTCTGCTGATCCTGCTGACGTCGCTCAAGCCCGACGCCGAGATTCTGCGTTTCCAAGGCATCCTGCCGCAGACATGGACCCTTGAAAATTATTCCGAGGTATTCGCCAAAGCCTCCGAAGTTCCCATTGGTCTGTGGCTGTTCAACAGCCTCTTCGTTTCCACCTGTATTACCATCCTCACGCTGACAGTGGCATCGCTCTGCGCCTTCGCGCTGGCGCGGCTCAATCTGCCGCGCGGCAAGGGCGCGGTGGCCTTGATTGTGGCCACCATGATGGTGCCGGGGCAAATTCTGCTGGTGCCGGTCTATCTGATTTTGAATTGGCTTGGCTGGCTCGACAGCCCGCGCTCGCTGATTATTCCGGCCGGGGCGGGCGCGTTCGGCGTCTTCCTGCTCTACCAGTTTTTTAAGAACCTCCCGCGCGACCTCGAAGACGCGGCGGCCATCGACGGCTGCTCGCGCCTCGGCATCTACTGGCATGTTGCCCTGCCCCTCTCCAAGTCGGCCATGGCTGCGCTGGCCATCTTCACCTTCACGGGGTCGTGGAACGATTTCATGGGGCCGCTCGTATTCCTTGAATCGCTCGACCGCTTCACACTGCCGGCGGGCATCGCCCTCTTCCAATCGTCGTACAGCATTGAATACGACCTTGTTTTCGCGGTCTGCGTTATCTGCACCCTGCCGTTGCTGATCGTCTTCCTTATCTTCCAAAAACACATTGTCAAAGGCATTTCTCTATCGGGACTAAAAGAATGA
- a CDS encoding glycoside hydrolase family 2 protein, with product MNNWKPASSPLMTPWGEALDPSKVWNEYPRPQLERDDWKNLNGLWDYAVRPRTAPAPTPYDGKILVPFCIESALSGVGKKVMPEERLWYRRTFETSKDWKNDALLLHFGAVDYECTLWINGGLVGTHRGGNTPFFFDITDFLSDGEQELVLSVWDPSNTDDQPRGKQDITPHGIWYTPVTGIWQTVWLEPVCKKNSIEELRIVSDIDEGKLSVSVIGRVPLRNEGQQVVVRAFDGDQLVAEATHRMDRTLELDIPNSKQWNPDAPHLYHLEVELHSNGRKLDRVKSYFAMRKISIKVNPAGAQLMLNNEPLFHYGVLDQGWWPDGLLTPPSEDALRFDVDYLKDAGFNMVRKHIKIEPAAFYAHCDRIGMLVWQDMPSGFILDADRFIGEGDSLQHVQRNNGNEDILFRSRSAIAFDAELREMIAALYNHPSIVVWVPINEGWGQHETEHKTQLIRSLDPSRLVNSTSGWEDRGCGDFFDIHNYDQETAIPEPLFNRATAVGEFGGLGHALPGHLWKDKNWSYQSYESEQELLEQYGNRLDCIKRGHREKGLQAAVYTQMTDIEGEVNGLLSYDRKVAKLAPTVLKPIHEELLKKCVPCPSS from the coding sequence ATGAATAATTGGAAACCGGCATCCTCACCGCTCATGACCCCATGGGGCGAAGCACTCGACCCTTCCAAGGTCTGGAACGAATACCCTCGCCCACAACTGGAGCGCGACGACTGGAAAAACCTGAACGGCCTTTGGGACTATGCCGTGCGTCCGCGCACCGCACCGGCCCCAACCCCATACGACGGGAAAATTCTCGTGCCTTTCTGCATCGAGTCCGCGCTCTCGGGTGTTGGAAAGAAAGTCATGCCCGAGGAGCGGCTTTGGTATCGCCGCACGTTCGAAACTTCCAAGGATTGGAAAAATGACGCCCTGCTGCTCCACTTCGGCGCGGTTGATTATGAATGCACGCTATGGATCAACGGCGGCCTCGTCGGCACGCACCGCGGCGGCAACACGCCATTCTTTTTCGATATCACCGACTTCCTCTCCGATGGCGAACAGGAGCTAGTGCTCTCCGTTTGGGACCCGAGCAATACCGACGACCAACCGCGCGGCAAGCAGGACATTACCCCGCACGGAATCTGGTACACACCCGTCACCGGTATCTGGCAGACGGTTTGGCTGGAACCCGTCTGCAAGAAAAACTCGATCGAGGAACTGCGCATCGTTTCCGACATCGACGAAGGCAAGCTGTCGGTTTCAGTTATCGGCCGCGTTCCGCTGCGCAATGAAGGCCAGCAGGTCGTCGTCCGCGCATTCGATGGCGACCAACTGGTCGCCGAGGCCACACACCGGATGGATCGCACGCTCGAACTGGACATCCCGAATTCCAAACAGTGGAACCCCGACGCCCCGCATCTCTACCACCTGGAGGTAGAACTGCATTCCAATGGTCGGAAACTCGACCGGGTAAAAAGCTATTTCGCGATGCGCAAAATTTCGATTAAGGTCAACCCAGCCGGCGCTCAGCTGATGCTCAACAACGAACCGTTGTTCCACTATGGCGTGCTCGACCAGGGCTGGTGGCCGGACGGACTGCTCACGCCGCCATCCGAGGACGCGCTGCGCTTCGATGTCGATTATTTGAAAGACGCCGGCTTCAACATGGTGCGCAAGCACATCAAGATTGAACCGGCTGCGTTCTACGCCCATTGCGACCGCATCGGTATGCTGGTTTGGCAGGATATGCCCAGCGGCTTTATCCTTGATGCAGACCGCTTTATCGGCGAAGGCGATAGTCTCCAGCATGTGCAACGCAACAACGGCAACGAGGACATTCTCTTCCGCTCCCGCTCCGCCATCGCATTCGATGCCGAACTACGCGAAATGATCGCCGCACTCTACAACCATCCGAGCATCGTAGTCTGGGTGCCGATCAACGAGGGCTGGGGGCAGCACGAAACCGAACACAAGACCCAGCTGATTCGCTCGCTCGACCCCTCGCGCCTGGTCAACAGCACCAGCGGGTGGGAAGATCGCGGCTGCGGCGACTTCTTCGACATCCACAATTATGACCAGGAAACCGCCATTCCCGAGCCGCTCTTCAACCGCGCCACCGCCGTCGGCGAATTTGGAGGGCTCGGCCATGCCTTGCCCGGCCATCTGTGGAAAGACAAGAACTGGAGCTACCAAAGCTATGAAAGCGAACAGGAGTTGCTGGAGCAATATGGAAATCGGCTCGATTGCATCAAACGGGGGCACCGCGAAAAGGGATTGCAAGCGGCGGTCTACACCCAGATGACCGATATCGAAGGCGAGGTCAACGGACTGCTGAGCTACGACCGCAAGGTCGCCAAGCTGGCGCCAACTGTTCTGAAACCAATCCATGAAGAACTGTTAAAAAAATGTGTCCCATGCCCCTCATCCTAA